A genome region from endosymbiont of Acanthamoeba sp. UWC8 includes the following:
- a CDS encoding deoxycytidylate deaminase, with protein MLHSIHWDEYFMTMAYLVSMKSKDPSTRVGAVIVGPDKEIRSTGYNGLPRAIADHDYRYYDREYKLLAVNHAEENAILHCARIGVSAKGCTIYTPWIPCSRCAKSIIQAGITEVVYDVNFPGNHQDNQEDWKRSIEISRELMTEAEVKIREFDGKIVKIEGLYKEKPYDLF; from the coding sequence ATGTTGCATAGTATACACTGGGATGAATATTTTATGACCATGGCTTATTTGGTCTCAATGAAAAGCAAAGACCCGAGCACCCGTGTTGGGGCAGTAATTGTGGGGCCTGATAAAGAAATAAGATCAACCGGATATAACGGTTTGCCTAGAGCAATTGCTGATCATGATTACCGTTATTATGATAGAGAGTATAAATTGCTTGCGGTTAACCATGCTGAAGAAAATGCAATTTTACACTGTGCACGGATTGGGGTTTCAGCTAAAGGCTGCACAATATATACACCTTGGATACCATGTTCAAGATGCGCAAAATCAATTATACAGGCCGGTATTACCGAAGTGGTTTATGATGTTAATTTCCCGGGCAACCACCAGGATAACCAGGAAGATTGGAAACGCAGCATTGAAATTTCCCGTGAACTTATGACCGAAGCTGAAGTTAAGATAAGAGAATTTGACGGTAAAATAGTAAAAATTGAAGGCTTGTATAAAGAAAAGCCTTATGATCTCTTTTAG
- a CDS encoding PhzF family phenazine biosynthesis protein, giving the protein MKIWIVDAFTSEQFKGNPAGVCIVKEFPSQELMQNIAKEVNHSETAFVKPLAKNSYHIRWFTPNSEAPLCGHATLASSHILIQEGLHNENDEISFKSLAGELIVNKTGEWLNLNFPLYNVTSIEYSPSIAEIIKIKPAFVGFSENCIFTEFAEAREVKELAPDLALLTKYPCRALIATSRDDKYDFISRYFAPRVGINEDPVCASAHCRLIPYWSEKLNKTEMIAYQASARGGVIKCKNLGNKVLISGKAVTVIVGELNLLNIKELRDVA; this is encoded by the coding sequence ATGAAAATTTGGATTGTAGATGCTTTTACCTCCGAGCAATTTAAGGGCAACCCTGCTGGTGTTTGTATTGTTAAAGAATTCCCTTCTCAAGAATTAATGCAAAATATTGCAAAAGAAGTAAATCATTCCGAAACTGCTTTTGTGAAGCCGCTGGCTAAAAATTCCTACCATATCAGGTGGTTTACCCCTAACTCCGAAGCTCCCCTCTGCGGGCATGCAACTCTTGCATCAAGCCATATCCTTATTCAAGAAGGATTACATAATGAAAATGATGAGATTAGTTTTAAGAGTTTAGCCGGGGAACTAATTGTCAATAAAACCGGAGAATGGCTAAACTTGAATTTCCCGCTTTATAATGTAACCTCAATTGAATATTCTCCGTCAATTGCTGAAATTATTAAAATTAAACCTGCATTTGTCGGGTTTTCCGAGAATTGTATATTTACCGAGTTTGCCGAAGCTAGAGAGGTAAAAGAATTAGCTCCCGATTTGGCGTTGCTTACAAAATATCCATGCCGCGCTTTGATCGCAACTTCTCGCGATGATAAATATGACTTTATTTCAAGATATTTTGCCCCTCGAGTAGGGATCAATGAGGATCCGGTATGTGCATCGGCACATTGTAGGCTTATCCCTTATTGGAGCGAAAAATTGAATAAAACTGAAATGATCGCTTACCAGGCTTCTGCAAGGGGTGGGGTGATTAAGTGTAAAAATCTTGGAAATAAGGTTTTAATTTCAGGTAAAGCTGTTACAGTAATAGTAGGTGAATTAAACTTGTTAAATATTAAAGAGTTAAGAGATGTTGCATAG
- a CDS encoding murein transglycosylase A, whose protein sequence is MNPNKIKAPWIMFLLVILGLSSCAPTKTKKQLKEVHFQQAAFSDLKHWEYDCQLDAFKAFQKSCQAIIKRKPNKHISKLTDIGGVVGDWMPVCNEALSSNLKNNLVARLFFEKWFIPYKVFDAKMSDVGKFTGYYEIELNGSRKKTKKFKYPIYATPKDILKLKGKAHFSHSAINKGLLNGKKLEIAYTDNKARLFFMHIQGSGVVKLQEGGELKVGYHNENGHSYKSIGPLFKKHCKDKISSAVDMMVWLHKNPSAGKKIMEENPSYVFFRSVKGDSPIGGQGVPLTSERSIAIDARLYPYGAPVWVETTTPKTTNFPSFDYNRLFIAQDTGGAIKGAIRADIFYGRGKVAEELAGYMNNKGSYYIMFPKNIRIPCVYRAH, encoded by the coding sequence ATGAATCCAAATAAGATAAAAGCTCCCTGGATTATGTTCCTCTTAGTTATACTTGGGCTGAGTTCTTGTGCCCCGACCAAAACTAAAAAACAATTAAAAGAAGTGCATTTCCAGCAAGCGGCTTTTAGTGATTTAAAACACTGGGAATATGATTGCCAACTTGACGCCTTTAAAGCTTTTCAAAAATCCTGCCAAGCTATAATCAAACGCAAACCGAATAAGCATATCAGTAAACTCACAGATATCGGCGGAGTAGTGGGTGATTGGATGCCTGTCTGTAATGAAGCATTAAGTTCAAACTTAAAAAATAATTTAGTGGCAAGGCTGTTTTTTGAAAAGTGGTTTATTCCTTATAAGGTATTTGATGCTAAGATGAGTGATGTAGGTAAATTTACCGGTTATTATGAAATTGAATTAAATGGAAGTAGGAAAAAAACAAAAAAATTCAAATATCCGATATATGCTACCCCTAAAGATATTTTAAAATTAAAAGGCAAAGCTCACTTTTCGCATTCTGCAATCAATAAAGGATTGCTAAACGGTAAAAAATTGGAAATTGCTTATACGGACAATAAAGCCAGGCTTTTCTTTATGCATATCCAAGGATCAGGAGTAGTCAAATTGCAGGAAGGAGGAGAGCTCAAGGTCGGTTACCATAATGAAAACGGGCATTCCTATAAGTCAATCGGGCCTCTTTTTAAAAAGCATTGTAAGGATAAAATATCCTCAGCTGTTGATATGATGGTATGGCTACATAAAAACCCGAGTGCTGGCAAAAAGATTATGGAAGAAAATCCGTCTTATGTATTTTTCCGTTCAGTTAAGGGGGATAGCCCGATAGGCGGGCAGGGCGTGCCGTTAACTTCCGAGAGATCAATTGCAATTGATGCAAGATTATATCCGTATGGAGCTCCGGTTTGGGTGGAAACCACTACTCCTAAAACTACTAACTTTCCTTCATTTGATTATAACCGTTTATTCATAGCGCAAGATACGGGTGGAGCGATTAAGGGAGCGATACGCGCGGATATATTTTACGGCAGGGGGAAAGTAGCTGAAGAGCTTGCCGGATATATGAATAATAAAGGCTCATATTATATTATGTTTCCAAAAAATATCAGAATTCCTTGTGTTTATCGAGCTCATTAA
- a CDS encoding Tim44/TimA family putative adaptor protein: MLDVLILAVIAGFIFTKLFKTLGKVEDGDETRTNEIIKNFKKRQSREDNTEAEIDIASAFEASMPQKVRDTFDKARKIDPRFNAEKFINGAKQAFEVIVKAYVGGDKSVLQQLLSRDVFSSFAREIERRNDAKEVHESTLIRFKECEITDAELNGNILTISVKFISEQINLIKDNLGNIITGDPSKIQTIQDVWVFAKHLKGNTSIWELVETKNI; this comes from the coding sequence ATGTTGGATGTATTGATTTTAGCGGTTATTGCAGGTTTTATATTTACTAAGCTTTTTAAAACTTTAGGAAAAGTTGAAGATGGGGATGAGACAAGAACAAATGAAATAATAAAGAACTTCAAAAAGCGCCAATCCAGAGAAGATAATACCGAAGCTGAAATTGATATTGCTTCGGCATTTGAAGCCTCAATGCCGCAGAAGGTAAGAGATACTTTTGATAAAGCACGAAAAATAGATCCGAGGTTTAATGCGGAAAAATTTATAAACGGGGCAAAGCAAGCATTTGAGGTGATTGTGAAGGCGTATGTAGGAGGTGATAAATCGGTATTACAACAACTGCTTAGCCGCGATGTATTCAGTAGCTTTGCAAGAGAAATCGAGAGAAGAAATGATGCGAAAGAAGTACATGAAAGTACACTTATAAGGTTTAAAGAGTGCGAGATTACCGATGCTGAGCTAAACGGTAACATTTTAACTATTTCAGTAAAATTTATCAGTGAGCAAATTAATCTGATTAAGGATAACTTAGGTAACATTATCACGGGTGACCCTTCAAAAATTCAAACAATTCAAGATGTCTGGGTTTTTGCTAAGCACCTAAAGGGTAACACTTCTATCTGGGAATTAGTAGAAACAAAAAACATATGA
- the secB gene encoding protein-export chaperone SecB, producing MENNSEQPQKKSSVVVNAQYIKDLSFENPKSPMSLMLEEQPQMNVSLDILVTPLEPMVFEVVLSIEVRSSAKGEDLFIIDLHYGGVFTLEAENDAEKELTLLVYCPSILFPYARRIISDVSRDGGFPPLMISPIDFMGLYSQKKANEAAPNKEEESKVIN from the coding sequence ATGGAAAATAATTCGGAGCAACCTCAGAAAAAGAGCTCAGTAGTAGTAAATGCACAATATATTAAAGATTTATCATTTGAAAATCCTAAATCTCCTATGAGCTTAATGCTCGAAGAGCAACCCCAGATGAACGTCTCTCTTGATATTTTAGTTACTCCTCTGGAACCTATGGTTTTTGAAGTAGTACTGAGTATTGAGGTGCGAAGCTCTGCTAAGGGAGAAGATTTATTCATCATTGATTTGCATTACGGAGGAGTGTTTACCCTTGAAGCTGAGAATGATGCCGAAAAAGAACTCACCCTTCTGGTTTACTGTCCTTCTATTCTTTTTCCTTATGCAAGAAGGATTATTTCCGACGTCTCCAGAGACGGTGGCTTTCCACCGCTTATGATTTCACCTATCGATTTTATGGGGCTTTATTCTCAGAAGAAAGCCAATGAAGCGGCACCGAATAAAGAAGAAGAAAGCAAAGTTATAAACTGA
- the fliQ gene encoding flagellar biosynthesis protein FliQ — MEPNLIIDIAKEAIWVYFKLALPLLLISLFIGLIISLFQALTQIQEATLSFVPKVIVVFLSLIFLFPFIGSSLSDFSDHLFSFMINLD; from the coding sequence ATGGAACCTAATTTAATAATTGATATAGCAAAAGAGGCGATCTGGGTATACTTTAAGTTAGCCTTACCTCTTTTACTTATTTCACTTTTTATCGGGCTGATAATTTCCCTCTTCCAGGCATTAACTCAAATTCAAGAAGCTACTCTTTCATTCGTACCGAAGGTCATCGTAGTATTCTTAAGTCTTATTTTTCTTTTTCCTTTTATCGGCAGTAGCTTAAGTGACTTTAGCGATCATCTCTTCTCTTTTATGATCAATTTGGATTAA
- the dksA gene encoding RNA polymerase-binding protein DksA: protein MVDLPHDYKPSESEEYMGSYQLEYFRRKLLKWKADLLSESMQTVEHLKEENWNEPDLNDRASIETETTFELRTRDRYRKLIDKIDAALMRIAKGTYGYCDDTGEPIGVKRLEARPVATLSIEAQERHERFEKSHNED from the coding sequence ATAGTAGATTTACCTCACGACTATAAGCCTTCCGAATCTGAAGAATATATGGGGTCTTATCAGTTGGAGTACTTTAGAAGAAAGCTATTAAAATGGAAAGCGGATTTACTTTCCGAATCTATGCAGACAGTTGAACACTTGAAGGAAGAGAACTGGAACGAGCCGGATTTGAATGACCGGGCAAGTATTGAAACAGAGACTACTTTTGAGCTCAGAACCCGTGATAGGTATCGTAAACTTATTGATAAGATTGATGCTGCGTTAATGAGGATTGCTAAAGGTACTTACGGGTATTGTGATGATACCGGTGAGCCGATCGGAGTTAAGAGGTTGGAAGCAAGGCCGGTCGCTACCCTCTCAATTGAAGCGCAGGAAAGACATGAACGTTTTGAAAAGAGCCATAATGAAGATTAA
- a CDS encoding CTP synthase: MAKFIFITGGVVSSLGKGLASASLGALLQARGYKIRLKKLDPYLNVDPGTMSPYQHGEVFVTDDGAEADLDLGHYERFTGVPARKGDNTTAGRIYSKLLAKERRGDYLGGTVQVIPHVTDLIKEFIKEGTEDADFVLCEIGGTVGDIEALPFFEAIRQLGYEFGSSKSIYVHLTLVPYINAAKELKTKPTQHSVKELRSIGIQPNILLCRSEREIPLSERQKIALFCNIPEDSVIQALDQKNIYRVPVAYHEEQLDKQVLKCFNLPYDVKPNLDKWHNIIHSAENPEQEVKIAIVGKYNKLKDAYKSLIEAFDHAGIYHKCVVKLCWVNASSLNDLNADEKLKDVHGIMVPGGFGSRGIEGKIAAIKYARINKIPFFGICLGMQLASIEAARNLLNIENASSTEFTEHCTNIIGLLTEWEKSGATEKREVNEDLGGTMRLGAYDCVLQKDTLAYQIYNREIISERHRHRYEFNINYKDGLESVGFTFSGISKDKKLMEIIELKDHPWFLGVQFHPELKSKPFEPHPLFTSFINAVINNRKGIL, from the coding sequence ATGGCAAAATTTATCTTTATTACGGGCGGAGTCGTTTCTTCTTTGGGAAAAGGCCTGGCCTCCGCTTCACTGGGAGCATTGCTGCAAGCAAGAGGATATAAAATAAGACTGAAAAAACTTGATCCTTATTTGAATGTTGATCCGGGCACTATGAGCCCTTACCAACACGGGGAAGTTTTTGTAACCGATGATGGGGCAGAGGCGGATCTTGATCTCGGGCATTATGAAAGATTTACCGGGGTTCCGGCTAGAAAAGGTGATAATACTACTGCCGGCAGAATATACTCTAAGCTTCTTGCTAAAGAGAGAAGGGGAGATTATTTAGGCGGAACCGTGCAGGTAATACCACATGTGACCGATTTAATTAAAGAGTTTATCAAAGAAGGCACGGAAGATGCAGACTTCGTATTATGTGAAATAGGCGGCACGGTCGGAGATATTGAAGCACTGCCGTTTTTCGAAGCAATTAGGCAGCTAGGCTATGAGTTCGGTAGCAGTAAGTCTATCTATGTACATTTGACTTTAGTTCCTTATATAAATGCGGCAAAAGAGCTAAAAACCAAGCCTACCCAACATTCGGTAAAAGAATTAAGATCGATTGGTATTCAGCCTAATATCTTATTATGCCGTTCGGAAAGAGAAATTCCGCTCTCCGAGCGTCAAAAGATTGCTCTGTTTTGCAATATTCCGGAAGATTCGGTAATCCAGGCGTTAGACCAGAAAAACATATACCGCGTTCCAGTTGCTTACCATGAAGAGCAACTTGATAAGCAGGTATTAAAATGCTTCAATCTACCTTATGATGTGAAACCTAATCTTGATAAGTGGCATAATATTATTCATTCAGCAGAAAACCCGGAACAAGAAGTAAAAATTGCGATCGTCGGTAAATATAATAAGCTTAAAGATGCTTATAAATCTTTAATTGAAGCTTTTGATCACGCCGGAATATATCATAAATGTGTAGTTAAACTATGTTGGGTAAATGCATCAAGCCTTAATGATTTAAATGCAGATGAAAAACTTAAAGACGTACATGGAATCATGGTGCCCGGTGGTTTCGGAAGCCGAGGCATAGAAGGGAAAATTGCTGCAATAAAATATGCGCGTATCAACAAGATTCCTTTTTTCGGTATTTGCCTTGGGATGCAATTAGCTTCTATTGAAGCGGCCAGGAATTTGTTGAATATTGAAAATGCAAGTTCAACTGAATTTACTGAGCACTGCACTAATATTATCGGATTACTTACCGAATGGGAAAAAAGCGGAGCTACCGAGAAGCGGGAAGTAAATGAAGATTTGGGCGGCACTATGCGCTTGGGAGCTTATGATTGTGTATTACAAAAAGATACCCTTGCATACCAAATTTATAACCGGGAGATTATAAGCGAACGCCATCGACATAGGTATGAATTCAATATTAACTATAAAGATGGATTGGAATCCGTCGGTTTCACTTTTAGCGGAATATCAAAAGATAAAAAGCTTATGGAAATTATCGAACTTAAAGATCACCCATGGTTTTTAGGGGTACAGTTTCACCCTGAATTAAAATCTAAGCCATTCGAGCCACATCCTCTCTTTACATCTTTTATAAATGCTGTGATAAATAATAGAAAAGGCATTTTATAA
- the secG gene encoding preprotein translocase subunit SecG — protein sequence MATVLLILQIFIVLALVAVILIQKTGNDGLSGLSGGGHNVLSGRATGNIFSKLTMFLAAAFMINSLALAKLVILERKEAKSIIESIGDEHLVIDRKHSRKAKEMPQAPIAK from the coding sequence ATGGCAACAGTACTCTTAATCTTACAAATCTTCATCGTTTTAGCGCTGGTCGCAGTTATTTTAATACAAAAAACAGGAAATGACGGGCTTTCAGGTCTATCAGGAGGCGGGCATAACGTTTTATCCGGCCGAGCAACAGGTAATATTTTTTCTAAACTAACAATGTTTTTAGCTGCAGCATTTATGATAAACAGCTTAGCTTTAGCAAAACTGGTGATATTAGAAAGAAAAGAAGCTAAATCAATAATTGAATCTATCGGAGACGAACATCTGGTGATTGACCGTAAGCATTCCCGTAAGGCTAAGGAAATGCCGCAAGCACCGATTGCAAAATAA
- a CDS encoding FtsB family cell division protein, whose translation MSKHQNNKKAANLSIIGLNLIIYLLVIYFIYHSLNGERGIFAYRRLSKELEIKRSTLTSLTTEKSQLENKVGLISKDKVDLDMLDELVRRKLGLAGKNDIMIIIKKD comes from the coding sequence ATGAGTAAACATCAAAATAACAAAAAGGCCGCCAATTTAAGTATAATCGGGCTTAATCTTATAATATATTTATTGGTTATTTATTTTATTTATCACTCGTTAAACGGAGAACGCGGTATATTTGCCTATCGAAGGCTTTCTAAGGAACTGGAAATTAAACGGAGTACTCTGACGAGCTTAACTACTGAAAAATCTCAACTGGAAAATAAAGTCGGGCTTATAAGCAAAGATAAAGTTGATCTTGATATGCTTGACGAGCTGGTAAGAAGGAAACTCGGGCTAGCCGGCAAAAATGATATCATGATAATAATTAAAAAGGATTAA
- the metG gene encoding methionine--tRNA ligase, whose amino-acid sequence MSVKPKFYITTPIYYVNDIPHIGHAYTSLACDILARFKRLDGFDVMFLTGTDEHGQKIEKSAVKAGKDPQAFTDKVYVSFKNLSQTMNFSNDDFIRTSEERHKKYVAEIWQRLVDSGNIYLGKYSGWYAVRDEAFYSESELVDGKAPTGADVEWLEEPSYFFKLSAWQDKLLKLYEESPNFIAPPSRRNEVISFVKSGLTDLSVSRTSFKWGIPVPGDEQHVIYVWLDALFNYISALGGENSHYWPCDLHVVGKDILRFHAVYWPAFLMAAGIELPKKVFAHGWWTNEGVKISKSLGNTINPVNLVEEFGLDYVRYFMMKEVPFGNDGNYSRSSFISRVNADLANNIGNLSQRVLSFIYKNCEMKVPYSSTLNDKDVEFLNFAYQTIDKIRKEIDQQGINHAIQFIIDLSAKANEYIDREAPWNLRKTDVERMGSVLYTLAEVIRVIAILLQPIMPDASGKILDILNVKERSFNTLNKDFALKEGHEINEPFGVFPRLEG is encoded by the coding sequence ATGTCGGTAAAACCTAAATTTTACATTACTACTCCAATTTATTATGTAAATGATATTCCTCACATCGGGCATGCTTACACATCGCTTGCATGTGATATATTAGCAAGGTTTAAACGCCTGGACGGGTTTGATGTTATGTTCTTGACCGGCACCGATGAACATGGGCAAAAAATTGAAAAATCCGCGGTGAAAGCAGGCAAAGACCCGCAAGCATTTACCGATAAGGTCTATGTAAGCTTTAAAAATCTTTCTCAAACAATGAATTTTTCCAATGATGATTTTATCAGAACCTCTGAAGAAAGGCATAAAAAATATGTAGCTGAAATTTGGCAGAGATTAGTTGATAGCGGTAATATTTATTTAGGTAAATATTCAGGATGGTATGCAGTTCGTGACGAAGCTTTTTACAGTGAATCCGAGCTGGTTGACGGCAAAGCACCAACTGGAGCTGATGTGGAGTGGTTGGAAGAGCCCAGCTATTTCTTTAAATTATCGGCTTGGCAGGATAAGTTGCTTAAATTATATGAAGAAAGCCCGAATTTTATTGCACCTCCTTCAAGAAGGAATGAGGTGATATCTTTTGTGAAATCAGGCCTCACCGATTTATCGGTATCGAGAACCTCGTTTAAGTGGGGAATACCGGTTCCGGGAGATGAGCAGCATGTAATTTATGTTTGGCTGGATGCCTTATTTAATTATATATCGGCACTTGGAGGAGAAAATTCGCATTATTGGCCATGTGATTTACATGTGGTGGGTAAAGATATTTTAAGGTTTCATGCGGTTTATTGGCCGGCATTTTTGATGGCTGCCGGAATTGAGCTCCCGAAAAAAGTTTTTGCGCATGGTTGGTGGACTAACGAAGGGGTTAAAATATCAAAGTCATTAGGTAATACTATTAATCCCGTGAACTTGGTTGAAGAATTCGGCTTAGATTATGTTCGTTATTTTATGATGAAGGAGGTGCCGTTCGGTAATGACGGTAATTACTCAAGATCAAGTTTTATCAGCAGAGTAAATGCGGATCTGGCTAATAATATCGGTAATTTATCGCAAAGAGTGCTCTCCTTTATATATAAAAATTGCGAAATGAAAGTACCTTATTCTTCCACATTAAACGATAAGGATGTTGAATTTTTAAATTTTGCTTATCAGACAATTGATAAGATAAGAAAAGAAATCGATCAACAGGGCATAAATCATGCTATACAATTTATCATAGATTTAAGTGCAAAAGCTAACGAATATATTGATCGCGAGGCTCCTTGGAATTTAAGAAAAACCGATGTAGAGAGAATGGGTTCGGTACTATATACTTTAGCTGAAGTAATAAGAGTAATTGCAATTTTATTACAACCTATAATGCCTGATGCTTCCGGCAAAATTCTTGATATTCTAAATGTTAAAGAAAGAAGCTTTAATACTTTAAACAAAGACTTTGCTTTGAAAGAAGGCCATGAAATTAATGAGCCGTTCGGAGTATTTCCGAGGTTGGAAGGTTAA
- the terL gene encoding phage terminase large subunit, whose protein sequence is MQNLNKKSETQNILKKLYHLDLKSFLVKSFETLHPNQKFIDNWHLDLILEHLRAVEKKQIKRLLINMPPRALKSFCISVAWPAWILGNNPNKKIIVASYNQALSNKHSQDSKSITETGWFQQYFPKFKIKHGQNQKHKFSTDEHGFRFATSVGSTLTGEGADIIIIDDPVSSLKAMSRLERLKCINWYEQTLSSRLNDKKNGAIILVMQRLHPDDLSGYLLKKNIFKHLKLQAVAEKNEEIKFNSFYRLRKKGEILNESIDNAETLNMYKQEMGAYAYEAQYQQNPLTTNSGIIKPNWILRYDNAEGIEEIYQSWDTAIKNGESNDYSVCTTWGLKENNFYLLDIFRDKLNYPELKKSILQQQQKHNAIGIIIEDKASGQQLIQELLSSPLNIIKSTPKYDKVTRLVLTSILFEAGKVYFPSCREWLEGLEEELFCFPNVKNDDQVDSITQFLLWVRNKKELEMSLRRV, encoded by the coding sequence ATGCAAAATTTAAACAAAAAAAGTGAAACCCAAAATATATTAAAAAAATTATATCACCTTGATCTTAAAAGCTTCCTGGTTAAGAGCTTTGAAACTTTACATCCCAATCAAAAATTTATTGATAACTGGCACCTTGATTTAATTCTTGAGCACCTAAGAGCAGTTGAGAAAAAACAGATAAAGCGATTATTAATTAATATGCCGCCTCGTGCACTAAAATCCTTTTGTATCAGTGTTGCCTGGCCGGCATGGATACTGGGCAATAACCCGAATAAGAAAATTATCGTGGCTTCTTATAACCAGGCATTAAGCAATAAGCATTCGCAGGATTCAAAGAGCATTACGGAAACTGGATGGTTTCAGCAATATTTTCCTAAGTTTAAAATTAAGCACGGGCAAAACCAAAAACATAAATTCTCAACCGATGAGCACGGGTTCAGGTTTGCAACCTCGGTAGGTAGTACACTGACGGGAGAAGGAGCAGATATTATAATAATTGATGACCCCGTTTCATCCCTCAAAGCAATGAGTAGACTTGAGCGCTTGAAATGTATTAATTGGTATGAGCAAACTCTTTCTTCACGCTTAAACGATAAAAAAAACGGGGCGATTATTTTAGTTATGCAAAGGTTACACCCTGATGATTTAAGCGGATATTTACTTAAGAAGAATATTTTTAAACATTTAAAGCTACAAGCGGTTGCTGAAAAAAATGAAGAAATAAAATTTAACAGTTTTTATCGCTTAAGAAAAAAAGGGGAGATACTTAATGAAAGTATAGATAATGCGGAAACTTTAAATATGTATAAACAAGAGATGGGAGCTTACGCATATGAAGCTCAGTATCAGCAAAATCCCTTGACGACTAACTCAGGAATAATAAAACCCAACTGGATTTTAAGATATGATAATGCCGAAGGGATAGAAGAAATATATCAAAGTTGGGATACCGCCATCAAAAATGGAGAGTCGAACGATTATTCCGTATGTACTACATGGGGGCTAAAAGAGAACAATTTTTATTTACTGGATATTTTTCGTGATAAACTCAATTACCCTGAACTTAAAAAAAGTATTTTGCAGCAACAGCAGAAACATAATGCAATCGGGATTATAATAGAAGATAAGGCAAGCGGCCAGCAACTTATCCAGGAATTGTTATCTTCGCCGCTTAACATTATTAAGTCCACTCCGAAATATGATAAAGTTACCAGATTAGTACTTACTTCAATATTATTTGAAGCAGGGAAAGTTTATTTTCCTAGCTGTAGAGAATGGCTTGAGGGGCTGGAAGAGGAGCTGTTTTGCTTCCCGAATGTAAAAAATGATGACCAAGTTGATTCTATAACTCAGTTTTTACTTTGGGTAAGAAATAAAAAAGAACTGGAAATGAGTTTAAGAAGAGTATAA
- a CDS encoding aminopeptidase P family N-terminal domain-containing protein, with protein MQDKILNLRALFPTYDIDGYIIPSSDEFNNEYLPKHLKRLKWLTGFTGSNGLCIITDKFKAFFTDGRYLIQAKTELGDDYQIFNMTNEEYTKFFTSIEGSKLGFDPNLLTKSAYDHYCSLAKKLNIELIPLTKNLIDEIWLDKPLPKKVILLN; from the coding sequence ATGCAAGATAAGATCCTTAATTTAAGAGCGTTATTTCCTACATATGATATTGACGGTTATATCATTCCTTCAAGTGACGAATTTAATAACGAATACCTCCCTAAACATTTAAAGCGCTTAAAGTGGCTAACCGGCTTTACTGGCTCCAACGGCCTATGTATCATTACTGATAAATTTAAAGCTTTTTTTACCGACGGGCGCTACTTAATTCAAGCTAAAACGGAGCTCGGAGATGATTATCAAATATTTAATATGACAAATGAAGAATATACTAAATTTTTCACTTCTATTGAAGGCTCTAAGCTTGGATTTGATCCAAATCTGCTTACCAAATCAGCATATGATCATTATTGCTCTTTAGCTAAAAAGCTTAATATCGAGTTAATTCCATTAACTAAAAATTTAATTGATGAAATCTGGCTGGATAAACCATTACCAAAAAAAGTAATATTATTGAATTAG